The genomic DNA ATTACCTCCCtcaccctcttcttctcttcctcaccCCTGCATCCCCTCACTGAAATCCACATCCGAAGTCATCTGCACTGGACAGATGCGAGCAGAGAGAGGGGGTGACATAGCCAGaggggagatagagagaaagagaaagtggaGCAAAGAGGGAGAGATGTTGAAGTAAGGAGTTGAAAGAAGAGAGGGGTGGGTGGATGTGTAAAAGTGAAGACTAATGAGACAACAGGATgagagaagatggagagagTGACGACTCATCATGAGTGGagagtgaatgaaagaaaatgacttATGAAGGGAAGTAGAAACACTCAAAGACAGGAGGCACTTACAGGATCACAACAGGAGGAAAGTGGTGGTGGGAGTGAGTGAAAGCTgtgagaatacacacacacacacacacacacacacacacacgcacacgcacacacacacacgcacacacacctcctgCCTTCTTCTCCCTGAATGCATGCAGACCTGTAAATCCCCTCTCAAGCCAGCAGCAATACGGCTCAGCTCACAACCACTGGATCCTCTCTCCATATTCCAAATCCCATGATGGTCTTATTACCATAATCGGCTCTGAACGGTAAACGtgacaagaacacacacacacacacacacacacacacacacacacacacacacacacacacacacacacacacacacacacacacacagtcagtcagtcagccatgGTCTCCATATGTTACCTACATCCCCGAACGTGCCCTTATTACCAAACCTGGTGTCCCCTTGGAGCTCCGTTTGTGTTGAAAAACATTGGTGCTGCTGCTTGTTGATGACTGGCTCTTTTATGGTGTTTAATTAatctcaaaacacacaaaaaaaacaggtgtgTGCACGTGATACGAGCGCACAGAACAATGTCCATGAGTGGAAAAGCATCCAAGGAGCATTTCTGCTGAGCGTGCACAAATACGATCCTGCGAGCACAGGGTTCCCCTTATACAGTACGCAGTCGCAACTGCTCAGCACTTTTTAGACTTTATGGATGGAACAGATAATCCATTCCTTTGTTGGCCACTTTGAATAATGACCATGACCTTTTATTGGTTGTTTGATCAGTGACACAGTAGAAGACAGGCCTGAGAGAACAaaggaaaacataaataattatatttagcTATTAAGTACTTACACTTGTGAAAAAAGACATTGTAGTAAATGCCATAATGTTGGTTAAACCCATTTAATTTATGAGAAACCTTCATTTTGCTGAtggaaatatgaagaaaaaaaaaggtttcactGATATTTCTTCATCCAGGCCACATTAGACCAGGTCTAGATCAAAAACCACCATAATTAGACCGTGCATATACCTGTCAAATCTAGACTAGATTACCAAGGAGACACCAGAGACAACTCACCTTAattctaccctaaccctaacccatccagACCATGTTAGACACACTAGAAAACTCCTTCTATAAAGATATTGTGATTGCATTTCTAAGGgtaaaaataacttttctaCCTTTGTATGAGAAAGAGGAGCTCCACATGTCCATAATCAATGAAATGGAGCCGCAAGATCAGTGAAATCGCTCTTTTCTGCTTCACCAATCTGTGACTGAGATATTTGCTGGGAGCAAAAAACAGCAACTTTCTTTCGGCATTGAACACAAGAGGCAGCGTTGATCCACACTTGAAAACAAACATGAGGATGCAACACAAAGATGAGATGTATGCTTTCTCGTAAGTGTTTTCTGACACCATGAAACCATGAAGGATGCCGACAAACTGGCTGGTTTGGCAAATGCACCTTTAGTTAACTTCCACTCAGATAAAAAGGAGCAGTGCACAATCGCTTCCCTTAAGAGTTCGTATCGTATCGGAAGCATTTGGGACTGTTTCCCACACAGAGGAAGTGACTAAAGCAAGTTGCAATTAAATCAACCAACTGACACAACATGAACCTGGGGGTTTGGGTCCCTTGAGGGTCTGTGCGGCCTGAGGCAGTTCCCCACTGTTCCCAGTTGGTAATCCATCCTTGTTTATATCAACCACACAGTCAAGCTTAAGCTCCTGGCTGACTGCTctcagatgtttgtttttttatgtgaataaGTCTCAAAAAAGCTGAATTCATATCTACATGGAAGCAAACACTGTATGTTATAAGgtagaagaagatgaggaagaagcATGTAAAGTAGTTTGATACTTCCCTTAACCTTCGTgccgtcctcccgggtcaaattgaccccgtatgttttgactgttccttctttccttccttccttccttccgtctgtcctacttccctccctccttctctctttctttccttactctctctttcctcccttccttctgtccttccttcctccctccctccttctttcctcccccctagcttccttcctttctccctccctccttctctctttcctccctcctttcttccttcctttgttcctctctcctttccttccttcttcctttccttccttcctttttcctcccttccttcttcctttcttccatccatcattccttcctctctcctttccttccttcctccctccctctttccttccttcttcctacattccttcctcctccctcccttccttccttcctccctcttttccttccttcttcctccctccctcccttccttgactcgaggacaacaggagggttaaattgaAATGCATTAGATTGAAACAGTCTTTAATTTAAGGGAGAATAAAGGTAGGAATCAAAATAGGTCCTTTAATTCTCTTTAATTGggaaataaaatactgaaagtTGTCCTGGAGgttgtgcagcagcagcagcagccgtcAGTTCCTCTCCAACAGCCACAGGGAACAAGCAGTCTCTCTTCACCCAAAGTCTTCCTCAAAGCTAACAGGAGAATATCACACGAGTCTGTGATATGAAGCTAGTGAGTGCAGAGAGCGAGAAACTGGCTCTCACAGGCTCACTGCCACAGCTACAAACATCTGAGCCCCCTTTTTTAAGATCAATAATAAATGGTACTGTGCACCAGGTTTATtacacaatacaaacaataacTCACTGTAACTTATAttaaatgcaacacacacattactccCTAAAAAGAACCCTAAAGCAACATATTCCTTTGATATTTAGCCtaaaacagcataaaacatGTGAGTAGGGATGGTCGacattgacttttctgccgatatccgatattccgatattgtccaactcttaatttccgataccgatatatgcaaGATTACTAACTAGTTAAATTACTGTTTCATACCTCTGACTTGTtattctgtttctcttctcttattACAACTAGAAGCACCGTTTCTGGATGCACACACGTAACTTTACTGTACTTTAGGTTAGTCAAATGATCAAATGATTGGCTAGATGGTCGTTGAATCAGTCTATTGGGTTTTCATGTATGGGGAAAGTGTGGGGTCGAAATCATGTTTACGTGAAAGGGTTTACATTCGGAACATTTACAACACCCACAGTTGCAACATGCCTGAGTCTGATTCAGTCGTTTCATTACTGTCGCTCGTCAGTCACCACGATGGCAACCAGCCAGACGGCCAAACTCTGCGATCTCTCCAACAGCTAACCTCGTTACAGCTTCCTCTCGACGACCcgacgcacacacaaacatactcacacacagactttgGCGAGATAACAAGGTGCAAGCAAATGAGGCTAACCTCGCGTTGCGGAGCAGCCAATTAAACCCCAGCAGCTTCCCCGCTACACCGCTGCTGCTCATAATGACGATGATGACGGTGATGATGGTGGCTGCAATGCCAAAGAGCAAACGAGACGTGAAATATTGCCTCCCTCTAATCGCTCTTTGATTCCCCACggagaaaaaaacccctcaaAAAACATGAGAGCAGGAGTAGGAGGGAAGAGTTGAAAGGGTTCACTGAGACTTtaagatgtttcttttttctttttctttccatgaACTATATTTAGATGCTCATAGAGCAGTTTGGCACTTAACACAGGAAGTTAATGAAGCttgaaacccccccccctccaacaACAGTTCACACTCAAAAAAGCAGTTATGAGAGAAAGTAGGTGAAAAACTGAACAACTGGGACATGAAaacatatgtatgtgtataaaaTACTGATATGTGGTCGTCCTGAGTATGATTGCAAACTGTTATTATCAAATAGTGCAAAGGGAATGATGGGATTGCTTTATTTTTGGGTATTTTAATTGTATCTTTACATGATATATAGTGGGAGAATTACGGTATATACTCAAACTTCAGAGCACAGCAATGAGTGTTAAAGCAATAGATCAACATTTTGGGGAATAGTCTTGTTtagtaacactttatttaacccttacatactggtcagggtcacatttgatcaatttttacatttaacatctgtaaaaacaccataaattACTTCTCCTAATGACCCAGAAtcaacaaaaatgcagtttttgacccacatttattcaaaaatttaaaaaaatacaattacattcttcacatttaatacaattaatgtttttttctccataaacacaaagtgtaaaaactgaataaaaagctctctcagctctctgaaagcttcattaaggattcatTTTGCTGTTTATCTGTAACTGATGATGacgtattcatgaatgattgCTTATGGGAATACTCTGgatgagacagtgtgtgtgagggttaagaGGTTTTACAGATTGCATAGAAATTTGTGCAGTAATTTGCATGTATTTACTGCTTAATTTTTAGGATATTTTACAGAAAGCGTGGTGCAATTTGGTACATAttataagaaaaaacatttttaaaaagggttaaATTGGTTTAACTGGTAGGAAACCACTAATTATTTACTATTTGGGATTAAAGGAACATGTTCTTTATCACAAATTCTTAATATATCAGATTATTGATCATTCTTTAAAGATTCAATGTGTAAGAATTGGTCACCTGATTTAAACCAATAGGGGGCAGCATATGACCCTTCCTAccccaccatcatcatcactaacTGAATATAACGTAAAGTTTTCTGTTTAAAGTGAATCTGTGCTACAGCGCCAAGATACCAAAATGCTACGGAGACATTAGAACCAGCGATAAATTACCAAGAGCTGCACAGATTAGAAAGAGGTTGCACCACTTAGATAAGGTACAATAAAACTCTAAGAAactactaaatatttacacacatgccCGTAGGATAGGTGTAATTCATAATGCCCCAGAGCTAATGGTAAAACAGCAACTTTTCTGCCACACAGcataatgttttcattaattGCATGCAAGTTTGCAACACAGTAATCTAGTAAAGACTTAATTTATAGATATGATATTTCAGTATCGATCCAGCTTACTACAGTGTGCTATGATGCCAAATGTTTCATGCCTGCTTTCACATAGCTGGTGCAGTTCGTTGGATCAcgatatacatatataacattaaaactattatttattcactttttttggacaattttagttagttttgcaatgttttaaactaaaatgtggGTCAATTTTAAGACATTGAACCTTTTAACTGACAGAAATGTGTTCAGCCTGTAGTTTTGAATGCTAAACCTAATGTTAGCATATTATATATCTTTCAGTAATTTCATAAAAGTAGCTGCTGTGttacactttattattattaagacaATTCTTTTAAAGGGTTTTATGATATGGTAGCATATGGAAAATGTGCGTGTTATAgcttattttaataaacaacCTTACATGCTAATATGTAGtttgaccatagactgtatataagaaatggacgtaacatccgtgacgtcacccattggtttgtggactgctgctcggaggccaatagtatcagatctgagcagcgccatcttgaaaatttcaggtgcatgctgggaaaaataaaaacacggattctacttatatgggcatcaggaggagcatgaggcgccctcctgaacctgtgaaccaatcaacctgtcaatcacgacgtagccacgccctaatgcataccctgctttatcgtcaaatataaaatcagggaggccaaaatgtcccaaatgaacatcatactgcattgaagaaggctttaaactagcgattgagaccataaacacattttgtttactgaggttagaaatcaagtgagaagttggtgaattctccattgacttgtatagagacggaagtccttttgacaccaaaacggtcgccccctggtggccttttgatagaatgcagttttaaattacttctgcgttggcctcatttcagaggaccggaactccccgcctgagtTTGAGACCTAAAACACTGAACGCTCAGTATTTTctttcaattaaagaaaaacaaccaattACTGAAAGTAGTTTCTCataatttgtaccaaattgcaGTACACTTACAGATTCAAACACAGCAGGTAAACAGATGAACATGGTGATAATTAACTATAGTTTGGTCACTGTTAACGACAGAAGACAATTGAGACAGAAACAGGAGGATAAAGAGGATTACCACTTTAAatccttttgtttctttgttcacTTTTTTGCTTGGATCAAAAATCCCCTCAGGAACACAATAAAGTTAATCTGAATATTTCACACACTGACTTCAATATTTTGAGGGTTGGCTTCCTCTTTTACCTCCAGgcttcttttctatttttaaaaatagggGTGCTCTTGGTATTATCATCCATAATGCATCCAAGTTATTGAGTTTTAGTAATATTAACATTGCAATATgtactcttttcttcttttttagtgTTTGTTCAGCATAGCCTGTTTCTCACTTTAAGGATtactcatgtttttgttgttgtacttcacttaaatgttgcttttaatCCCGCGGGAGAGCAGGAGAAATGCTGTCATGCTCTCTGTGAGTCTTTACAATCCTTTATTACACAGATTTGCATTTTCTATCCATCCTTGTTTTTCCCAGAATGCCACCTCTTTCTTCCTGTGGCCCCTTCTTTGGTCGGCTGAGGGTAAAGTTACACGCAGAGCTCCAGCTGAGCCGCTACACCTGATGTGGAGAAGGAGCTtaagtgtgtctgtgaatgtgtgtgtgtgtgtgtaagctcaTCTTGCCTTAAGCTTATTCCAcccacacgtacacacacacacgtacacacacacaaaggcatgcAGAAAGTATGATTAGGTGGAAATTCAAACATTGCGTTGCACTGTCACTGATATGCATGAATATTGATGTGTGAACAAGCGGGCTGCTGTCAGACACACTCACGGATCGGGATACAATTGTGGCCAAAAGCAGCTCtgcagcatgcacacacacagactcgcAATGGAACAGAATACTAATGTAAAGGGGTAGGGCTGTCAAACGTGACAggaacacacaggaaaacacacacacacacacacacacacacacacacgaacacacaattACTTAGTGGGAGAAATCAATTTCACATGCGTCATTACATGCACGCAGACACCACACACGCATGTCAAATACAGCAAAGTTTCAAGCTCATCAAGTACAAACATGCCCGAGCACTTAagccctaacacacacacacacacacacacagacacgtgcTCATGCATAACAGAGCATCACCTCATCCACCTCTGCCAGACGAGAGCtgccccaccaccaccaacaacaaccaccctccaacacacatacacacacacacactccagcgGCCGTTTCCATGACAACGACCAAACGTCAGGCggatacagagaaaaaaaagccaagtcACCTTTTTAGAGTAGAGAGTAGAGGctgatgggagggagggaagttaggaaggaagggggaagaggaaagaaggaaggagggaatcaGGGGgattaaataaagaaagaaagaaaaggaggaaggaaagaaaaggatgacTGGAAAGCAGGAACTAGTGTAATGCGGAGGGGAGAAGTGATGAAAACAAATCATaatgagaaaggaaggagaaaggaaggatatGTGGAAAGGTGGTGAAGCAGATAGGAGATAAATCAAAtcaagaggggggaaaaaggaaaagggaaggagagaaagaatggaaataaatcaggactgaagagtgggaaggaaggaagtaattgtagggaggaaagagggggggggggttgtaaaTGATGATAGAACAAGATGGAGACAAACCTGGAGAGAAGACGAGGAAGGAAGTAAATTAAGTTAGGAAGTGCAGCAGAGGTGGAAGAGAGATGAAAACAAATCAGGAGGGAAATGGATGTGGAGAGAAGCGATAAAGGCAAATAAGGacgaaaaaataaagaaataagggATGAAAGGAGGTATATAGGAAAGGTGGGGAGAGAGGTGATGAAGATACATCAGAGGGGGGCAAGTAtgtgaaaggaagaaagaaaagagtaataaaaaatgtaaggaATGAAGGATCTGTAGCGAACgctgggagagagaggaaatgaaaacaagtgAAGGCGAAAGGACAgagtaggaagggaggaggtGAAGGGAGGGATGGTGAGGCAATGAGGGCACATCTGacggagaaaaaaagagaaaagggaatgaaaggagaaaggaagaaaatgtaGGAAAAGACCTGAATGAAATACAGAAGTAATATaaaggaggaaatgaagaagcaggaagagaggaagtaagaaaatgtgtgaaatataagaacagtggtggaaagtaactaagtacatttactcaaatactgccattaatcatctcaccaccccttacatttatctgctgaccctttggaggggccccacccatacgttgggaaccactggactaaactagctaactgtatataaagcaggcagggagttccggtcctctgaaatgatgccaacacagaagtaacttaaaactgcattctatcaaaaggccaccagggggcgaccgttttggtgtcaaaaggacttccgtctctatacaagtcaatggagaattcaccaacttctcacttgatttctaacctcagtaaacgttttcaaaatgtgtttatggtctcaatcgctagtttaaagcctttcttcaatgcagtatgatgttcatttgggacattttggcctccctgattttatatttgacgataaagcaggatATGCATTatggcgtggctacgtcgtgattgacaggttgattggttcacaggttcaggagggcgcctcatgcccctcctgatgcccatataagtagaatcgtttttatatttttatatacagtctgagatataaagtagtgtaaactagctccacctccagcagctacaacagtaacatgctgctctaacactgatgcttcactattaataatctaatgatgtcatatataataatatacaacttttaactgagactttactgtaaatgaggaaacacagtttgaatccacagtgcggctcctcgtcctgataaccgtccctgttctttaaacacaacaagctccactctgaGATCAGAGTTCATTGTTCTCTCCCTTCAGGTGTACAGGTTgaagatgggtgtaaccaacatgtgactcAGCACAGACctgtcaggctgcatttatgactgaatcacatgatcagatcagttcaaacctgtttcatttatcaggaagtgaagctcagacagtcgttgcttctgagagctgaaatggcgcagagagatcagctggaccgagaCACAATCAGCTGttccatctgtctggatctactgaaggatccggtgactattccttgtggacacagctactgtatgagctgtattaaaggattctgggatggagaggacCAGAGGAAGAtatacagctgccctcagtgcagagaggccttcacaccgaggcctgtcctgaagaaaagcaccatgttagcagatttagtggagcagctgaagaagactggactccaagctgctcctgctgatcactgctatgctggacctgaagatgtggcctgtgatgtctgcactgggaggaagctgaaagccttcaaatCCTGTCTGATGTGTCtggcctcttactgtgagaatcacctccagtctcACTATGAATCACCtacattaaagaaacacaagctggtggagccctcgaagaagctccaggagaacatctgctctcgtcatgatgaggtgatgaagatattctgccgtacagataagaagagtatctgttatctgtgcactatggatgaacataaaggccacgacacagtcccagctgcagcagaaaggactgagaggcagagagagctcgaggtgagtcgactaaacatccagcagagaatccaggacagagagaaagatgtgatgctgcttcaacaggaggtggaggccgtcagtcgctctgctgataaagcagtggaggacagtgagaagatcttcagtgagctgatccgtctcctccagaaaagaagctttgatgtgaagcagcagatcagatcccagcaggaaactgaagtgagtcgagtcaaagagcttcaggagaagctgcagcaggagatcactgagctgaagaggaaagacgctgaactgaagcagctctcacacacagaggatcacaaccagtttctacacaactacccctcagtgtcacaactcagtgaacctacagactcatccagcatcaatatccgtcctctgggatactttgaggatgtgacagcagctgtgtcagagctcagagataaactacaggacatcctgaagaaggaatggacaaacatctcactgacagagatggaagtggacgttttactgtcagaaccagaaccagaacccaagaccagagctgagttcttaaaatattcacgtgaaatcactctggatccaaacacagcacaagaatggctgttattatctgaggggaacagaaaagtagagTGCACAGGACAaaaacagtcttattctagtcacacagaTAGATTCAATGGTTGTtgtcaggtcctgagtagagagagtctgactggacgttgttactgggaggtggagtggagaggaggagtagTTTTggtagcagtcgcatacaagaatatcagcagagcaggaactGAATCTGTATTTGGacgtaatgacaaatcttggtctttatATTGTTACGCTAACAGGTATGAATTTCGGTTCAACAATATTCAAACTCCTGTCTCAGGTCCtgtttcctccagagtcggagtgtatctggatcacagagcaggtattctgtccttctacagcgtctctgaaaccatgactctcctccacagagtccagaccacattcactcagcctctctatgctggactttatCCTGGAgccacagctgagttgtgtgaACTGAACTAGACAGAAGTGGGGAtgtgtatatatgaatatatgtttgtatgtatgtatatatgtatatgtgtatgtatgtatatgtatatagctatttttggtggaaaaatgtagcaatgatttatatattgataacagtaaatatagatgtatatattgacattacatataatatatattagaaATTGGTGTATTGGTGTTATGATTTAGTAATTAAATTAGGAGCTAGCAAGCATTGATTTAAGAAGTAGGGGTGGGATTCAATACGTTTTGACTTCTTCCCACTCCCTTTCGGATGTGGGTGAAAGtgcattgcatcatgttttctgttAGGTGTAAattcactgtttttgtttttttcttcttttacacattcgaaataaaataatctaatctaaaatctaatctaaatcAGAAGTCATCGGCTGTCACTAATAGGGATATCCAAcactttgttttactttatgtatgtgttattgatattttcagtttctttaaatgtgactttttccagtgtgtttttatccatggaggctctcactgctcatcaccatgtttataaccttcactgacatttcttcagatgaaacttctctttgttctaaatgttagtttcatgtttgtattgatgtatttgtgtctgttgtttgttcaacagagaaaacagcagaacttccttcatcacagatattttgttctcatcgctttgtaaattcataaagaaatgttcaatcaaactgtaaatatcatgataataatcattaataatgttcttgtacatagccgacattctgggttaaactaactgactgtgtggatgaagtcaatctgaacatgaaatcattgatcacactttactgattggatgtgtgaacaatctgaagcttcaataatcaataaagatcatttttatCAACAGCGATCAAAGTGTCTTCGtctcattcaaagcttgtgtacttttactataatactgcatactacatcgctcataatactgcagtacttttactgtaatactgcatactacatcactcataatactgcagtacttttactgtaatactgcatactacatcgctcataatactgcagtatttttactgtaatactgcatactacatcactcataatactgcagtacttttcctgtaatactttaactacatcactcataatactgcagtacttttacttgtaatggagtatttgtacattgcagtaaagttaaatgttgagcagcttttCACTGAGACTTTTCTGTAAATGaagaaacacagtttgaatccacagagcggctcctcgtcctgataaccgtccctgttctttaaacacaacaagctttACTCTGGGATCAGAGTTCATTGTTCTCTCCCGTCAGGTCTACAGGTTGAAGacgggtgtaaccaacatgtgactcAGCACAGACctgtcagg from Scomber scombrus chromosome 16, fScoSco1.1, whole genome shotgun sequence includes the following:
- the LOC133996066 gene encoding tripartite motif-containing protein 16-like, with product MAQRDQLDRDTISCSICLDLLKDPVTIPCGHSYCMSCIKGFWDGEDQRKIYSCPQCREAFTPRPVLKKSTMLADLVEQLKKTGLQAAPADHCYAGPEDVACDVCTGRKLKAFKSCLMCLASYCENHLQSHYESPTLKKHKLVEPSKKLQENICSRHDEVMKIFCRTDKKSICYLCTMDEHKGHDTVPAAAERTERQRELEVSRLNIQQRIQDREKDVMLLQQEVEAVSRSADKAVEDSEKIFSELIRLLQKRSFDVKQQIRSQQETEVSRVKELQEKLQQEITELKRKDAELKQLSHTEDHNQFLHNYPSVSQLSEPTDSSSINIRPLGYFEDVTAAVSELRDKLQDILKKEWTNISLTEMEVDVLLSEPEPEPKTRAEFLKYSREITLDPNTAQEWLLLSEGNRKVECTGQKQSYSSHTDRFNGCCQVLSRESLTGRCYWEVEWRGGVVLVAVAYKNISRAGTESVFGRNDKSWSLYCYANRYEFRFNNIQTPVSGPVSSRVGVYLDHRAGILSFYSVSETMTLLHRVQTTFTQPLYAGLYPGATAELCELN